A single Patagioenas fasciata isolate bPatFas1 chromosome 16, bPatFas1.hap1, whole genome shotgun sequence DNA region contains:
- the APCDD1L gene encoding protein APCDD1-like, translated as MVRCWWLVGLLVVCAAAEPPLRWEPRCRQQLRHLQDGARIAARLPPRLEGRWVSTGCEVRPGPEFLTRSYLFYANRLFKAYQFYYWDPSCHDPSYSLVIKGKLRLRQASWITRGATEADYHLHKVGIVFHSQKAMREVAAWINQTSGEGCRGFLPPGRTWAPGALYELLSAKTERDCTAALGFAMHELSLVRVEQRYEPLPRAQQSGSRLVEELYLGDIHTDWLERLHYRPTGYQRPMQSAVHHVHPCPACGIIYRADEHHPPILPARAQLPMQLSGSWVSTHCEVRPAVLFLTRYFIFHGNNHTWEGYYYHYSDPLCKQPTFTIYASGHYTQGIPSSKVRGGTELAFKVTQARVTPMDQVTVMMLNSSEPGSCGLTSSWSAGVEQDITPTNGCLALGIKLPHMEYELFKTEQDTQDRSLLYVGERPTDGSSPDSPDKRPTSYQAPLVQCAGASEEFSNYVSLKYLGKKDANGNKALKPLPVAFLLFIALLFLRWD; from the exons ATGGTCCGGTGCTGGTGGCTCGTCGGGCTGCTCGTAG TCTGCGCGGCCGCGGAGCCGCCGCTGCGCTGGGAGCCGCGGTGCCGCCAGCAGCTACGCCACCTGCAGGACGGCGCGAGGATCGCGGCGCGGCTGCCACCCCGTCTGGAGGGCCGCTGGGTGTCCACCGG GTGTGAGGTGCGGCCGGGACCTGAGTTCCTCACCCGATCCTACCTCTTCTATGCCAACCGCCTCTTCAAGGCTTACCAGTTCTACTACTGGGACCCCTCCTGCCACGACCCCTCCTACTCGCTGGTCATCAAGGGCAAGCTCCGGCTGCGCCAGGCCTCCTGGATCACCCGTGGGGCCACCGAGGCCGACTACCACCTCCACAAAGTTGGCATCGTGTTCCACAGCCAGAAAGCCATGCGGGAGGTGGCCGCCTGGATCAACCAGACCTCGGGTGAGGGCTGCAGGGGGTTCCTGCCCCCGGGGCGCACCTGGGCTCCCGGAGCCCTCTACGAACTGCTGAGCGCCAAGACCGAGCGTGACTGCACGGCCGCCTTGGGCTTCGCCATGCACGAGCTGAGCCTGGTGCGGGTGGAGCAGCGGTACGAGCCGCTGCCGCGGGCGCAGCAGAGCGGCAGCCGGCTGGTGGAGGAGCTGTACCTGGGGGACATTCACACGGACTGGCTGGAGAGGCTCCACTACCGACCGACGGGCTACCAGCGGCCCATGCAGAGCGCTGTG CATCATGTGCATCCTTGCCCGGCCTGTGGGATTATATACAGAGCTGATGAGCACCACCCGCCCATCCTACCCGCCCGAGCTCAGCTGCCGATGCAGCTCAGTGGCAGCTGGGTGAGCACTCACTGCGAGGTCCGACCCGCCGTGCTCTTCCTCACCAGGTACTTCATCTTCCATGGTAACAACCACACCTGGGAAGGTTACTACTATCACTACTCTGACCCGCTCTGCAAACAGCCAACGTTCACCATCTATGCGTCCGGGCATTACACCCAAGGCATCCCCTCCTCCAAGGTGCGAGGCGGGACAGAGCTGGCTTTTAAGGTCACGCAGGCTCGGGTGACGCCAATGGACCAGGTGACGGTGATGATGCTGAACTCCTCGGAACCTGGAAGCTGTGGGCTGACAAGCTCCTGGAGCGCTGGCGTGGAGCAGGATATCACACCCACAAACGGATGTTTGGCTTTGGGGATCAAGCTGCCCCACATGGAGTACGAACTTTTCAAAACGGAGCAAGACACGCAAGACCGCAGCCTCCTGTACGTTGGCGAACGGCCCACGGACGGATCCAGTCCCGACAGCCCAGACAAGCGACCCACGTCGTATCAGGCACCTCTGGTTCAGTGCGCCGGAGCTTCAGAGGAATTCTCTAACTATGTCAGTCTAAAATACTTGGGAAAAAAGGATGCTAATGGGAACAAAGCACTAAAACCCTTGCCTGTGGCCTTTTTATTGTTTATAGCACTTCTGTTTTTAAGATGGGACTAG